CCGAGCCAACCCTCGCCACCATGGAGACCTGCGCGCCGCAGAGACGCGCCGCGACCGCCTGGTTGGCGCCCTTCCCGCCGAAGCCGAGATCGAAGTCCTGGCCGAAGATCGTCTGGCCGGGAACGGGAAACGCGTCGGCAAACGTGACGAGATCGATGTTGGCGCTGCCGACGACGGCGATGCGGGGAGGAGTCATTCCTGTCCTCTCTTCATGGCCGGAGCCGGCCGTGTGATGCGCTCCACGTACAACCGGATGAACGTGTCGAAATCGAGATCGGTCTGCACCTGCATCTTCCGGGCGCGTTCGCCGCCAGGCCAGGGCTGCGTCGCGCCGACCGAGACGCCGTAGTTGGGGCCGTGGTTCGCGTCCACGTCGACATACAGGTCAACCGTCTTCATCAGCGTGGGATCGATCAGGGTGACGGCGGCGATCTGGTCGTACATGAAGGAGGACCTGTCGGGCCGCTGCTGGAAGCCGGGCCCCAGACGATCCTTGACCAGGCGCGTGATGGGAGTGTCGACGGCGACCACCTTATCGTACCACTCCTTCGTGAACCTGGCCTTGCGCGAGATATTCAACGGCGAGAGCACGATAGGCATGCCCG
This DNA window, taken from Acidobacteriota bacterium, encodes the following:
- a CDS encoding ribokinase, whose translation is MTPPRIAVVGSANIDLVTFADAFPVPGQTIFGQDFDLGFGGKGANQAVAARLCGAQVSMVARVGS